GTCCCTGTAATCTATCTTTTCTCGATCTAtgtgcaaaaggaaaattcctAATGGCTCCTTTCACCCGCTCAAAATAGGGAAGAGTAAAGCGACTCATCATGTCGTACTTGATACACAAATCGCTCAGGTATTTAAAATAATCGTTCTTGGATCGTTCTAACTTTTTCATGGTACGTAAAGACTCCTTATCGAAATGCAACTTCTCAAGTATATCCTCGTCCGATGTACAGGAACTCTCCTCGGAGGGGTCGTCTTCCAAAGACAAGCTGGAAAAGAGGCTACTGCTGTCGGATGAGGAGGCCTTCTCATTGGTGGGTTCTTCCCTCGTAATAGCCTCCACTGAGGAAGTAACACCAGTGGAATCCTTGGACCCCCCCTTCACAACCcgccttttcttccttttcattcggTCTCTATATCTCAAGTACTTCAGATTTAATCCAATTTCCATAAACCTCTCTGCCtctccattttcatttttaaaaaattttttgtcacATGTACTAAAGAAGTTCAGGTGTTCATTGATGTAATCATTCAGAGCGTTGCTCACAAATATctgtttgtctttttttattctaagATGTTCGCTTACGTAAAGGTAATCCTCATTGTCCACCTCTTCCTCAgtctcctttccttcatttccaTCCTTAGATTCTTTATCACTTTTGTGTAGAGGGAGAGGTGAAGTCAATTCGAATGTGTCTTCATCTGGTTGGACTACTAATGTGGGAGTTCCTCCACCTTCATGCATGTTACTCTGCTTTGTAGATATGTTTATTCCTGTAACATGTTCGTTCAAGCTATCTACACGCGTGCCCTCCATGTTTAGAGCACAAAAGGAAGATCCTCCTTCACCTCGACAAATTGGGTTCTCCCCCGATTCACCCACACTTGTATGTTGCGTCAAATACTCATCTGTTTTCTCCATTGGTCGATTTACAACGGGGTTATTATACCACCTACTGAGAGTTGCTATGTTTTGTCTACCGTAGGAGgacacctcccccccccttttatgtTGTAATCTTCCAATGGGATTAAATAGATATACGGTGGATTAACAAACCGAATATTCGCATCGGCGAATGTGACTACTAAGGATggatactttttcttttttttttttttttccagcaaACGGGACAAGTAAACCGCAcgaagtgggaaaaaaaaaaaaaaaaaaatagaaaaagtaGAGAAAAGGCTACTTTGTCCTTTATTACATCTCGTAGTAGACCATCTctcacttcttccttcctttttttttttttttttcaatccaCCGTATCAATCGTATCGACAGAagcatatgtgtgtgtagagGTGAAATGCATCCCTTTGGATTGATTAAGAAAGTCTGCCTTGTGATAACTTTGctaaggatttttttttttttttttcactttttcccttcacaatttatccttcttttttttttttttttttttccttccaatgGGGGAAAAGCTTATATAAGTGAACGTTCAGCAGGAATGACCGCAGACCGATACATATGCTGTACATACGGCCGGATGCTCAAAGCGAAATGAGGACTAGAcattacacatatgtgtgggTGGGGGTGAAAAATTCCCTCCTCATGAGTAAATACACAACACAACGCCTCTCACAGTGTGTGTGTGAGTGTGCTTACACAGTTTAAATGGTCATGATGAATGACTCACCAATTGTAGTCTgagatgttaaaaaaaaaaaaaaaaaaaatatatatatatttttgactGGACCTCGAAGGGTATacaattttcttctgtcCATTCTAAACAGCTGAAAAAactatattaaaaaatggggatgCTAATCGGGGAGGAGGTGTGAGATTTATCTTCCTTCATCAATCCCCCTTCAATGTTACTTCTAAAAAGACAAGTACAAGTCCATCACATAACAAGTCGCATAGTCTCATATATCCCCTCTTATGTACACCCAGATATGTGCATCCATACCTCAGccttccttcactttgcaatatttttttttctttttccaccacattcctttccccatCACCTTTTGACTTTGGCCTATTTGACCTACAATAACGGTTTTGTAATCCCTGCGTGGGTTGTCCCCAGGATGGGGTCATTTCATATGGCGTTCTCATCACTTAGAGTGTGAAACAATTTGTCCTACGAACTCGATCCCCAAGACCCCCCTTTCTGTGAATCCTTTGCCTCGCCACATTTCTTTCCAAGTGTGTGCATGCAAAATGGTCGTTTGTTCTTCGAGTCAAAGATTTATCCTTCTTCTATCAACAAGTCGGAATGGcgagttttttaaaaaaaaaagaaaaaaaaaaaagaacgaaaaatttttattaaaagaaaatccTTAAGATCGTTAAACTACCcataaatgtacacatcGGTGGATGCACACAGGGAGATATATGCTCGTTCCTTGCCTTAAACTATGTgactcccctttttttttttttttttttcttttatgaaAGTATTCACACAGaatgaaaaccctaaacatgGGGGAAATTCTTTTGGCGTTTTATAGgtccttcttcgtttttctGGTAGGGAGAGGAACCAAAGACCCCCTAGAGTGGTGTTCAGCCTGTTCATCATGCAACATTTCGAACAACATGTCTCCCAAAGTGTCAACAACATAGCGTTCAAACCGCCACAAAGCATCCTTCCATCCTCCCCCTCCTGATCAACAGACATGCGCCCTAATTCTGCAATCCATGTACCTATTCCCCAAGTTCATCTCAACTTTTGCGTAAACACGAATCTCTGTCCGAACCCGAAATGGGAGGAAAAGGGCAGAGACGCTATATGAGACAAGTCCTAAAAATGCGCACACATACAGGATTGATACATGTCTGcatcacaatttttttttttttttttttttttttttttttttattttgctcccTACGTCAGAACGAAAGTACGCGTGTTAtcattcttctccttctggtTCTGCGCTCTTATGACTTTGTGGTGCTACGTCAAATGCCTCATTAAAAACCCGGGGGTGTTAACGAGAGATCCCAGAAAGACAGGTGAGCAATCTGCGATATCCCCTCGTCTGGtgcctccccctttttttttttttttttcattcacgtAAAAATTACCTGTACATGTATATCTTCTCATTTTCTCCATCCCGATGTTCATTTCTAGGAGAAGGAACCAACGAACAGGAGCGTCGCGATGACGTGTGCGTGAAGTGTAACTtgttaaaggaaaagaggtcTCACCACTGTTCTGTTTGCAATCGATGCATCATCAAAATGGATCACCACTGTACGGGGAAAGAGGCGCTGGCGTGACGTTCTGCTAACGAGACACATTCTACAGTGTCTGGTCGTGCGAAGCCCCGAGAAGGGGACAGCGTCAGAAATGTAGCTTGCAActcaaatggaaggaaaacacGCACGCGTTCGCGTAGATATAGGATCACGCTGTGGAGACACACTTGTGCTCGATACAAAATTCATTATTTCGTTCATCTTATTGTTCGCTTTTTTCATTCCCCCTCGCCCCTTTAAATTTCCCTTCAAGGCATTTGGATAAATGGCTGCGTCGGACAGTATAACCAGAAATTTTTTATCCTCCTCAATTTCGTAAGTCCCCAAATTGTCTAGATGGAGAATGCATAAACACggaaagagcaaaaaatttGCTAAGTTGTTTTTCTCGCTTAGCAAGCATTTCATTTGTACCCCCTTATGAGCGGCATTTGGCTAATTGATCAGCTAGCTAATTCAttaatttgttaattttttttttttttttttttttttttttgcatgacCGGTTTACACGCATGGCTGCACACGGCAGTACACCCTGCTCATGTGCACCAATTGCGCCTTCATCCTTATGTACAAAATGATCTCATGTGTTCAGAGGAACCCAAGATTGAACACCGATAGGAAGGTACCACACGACGACACTCAAAGACATGATGGCAAATTTTGTGCAAGGCATTATTCTGTAGTGCCCTCGAACTATATTATATTGCCTAgtgaaaatttcattttctccccccccccctttttctttgacAGTGCATATTCAGCAGAACAGACCTCTTCCTTATCGTGGTATGCCTTTTGTTTTTACGCGAAAGAGTTTTCACCTTTTCTGcagtgtatatatgtatgtgcttAGGTGGATTGTCCTGATTTCAGCtgccttccccttttttctctctcacCCCTTACAGTTGAATacattttcctcccttttgtttggggtgttctCGTTGGTCATGTTGATCGATCAGTATGTCGCGATTCGGACGAACACGACAGGTATATGTACGGGAGGTACCACCGAAGTGTATcaacgtatatatgtgttaaCATAGAAGTGTGTTAGTGTGCATGCTTACTGGCACCTCTGCTCCATCCGCGCAGGGATTGAGTACTTGAAGAACCAACAGAAAGAAATGAGGCCCTTCCGGGAGTCACTCGTGGATGTTTTTGGCCAGCCGTTCTGCTGTCTCTGGTACAGTGCTGAtttaaagggaaagaaaagataaaaagaaatatatgatccgttcagaaaaagaaaaaaaatgtatgcacatgtgcatacaaatttatatgcataaataCGTGCATGTGTAGCCGAATGAATTACCCTGCAGAGGATCGTTCTTCTCTAACAGAATCATCTCCGTCGGCGCTCCTTCTCAGGTTTCTTCCCATCGATGGAACAGTGCGGTCGGATTTTTCCTCACGCGAAAACTAccttgaagaggaaaaaaaaaattaaaaataagcacACAATTGTTTAAGCACAACTCTATAAGCACAATTGCGAAAGCACTAAGGGGTAACTACACGTACCCATGTTTCGGCTGGGCGACCTCCACTGTGTACCCCTCCACGGGTCATTCTTCACTCAATCGATCCATTTCCGCTTGTTACTTGTTGCATGCGCAGCCGCATTCACCGCACGCAAACGTAATAATTtgaatttcaatttttttttttttcccttttatttttactttttttcatatatcgATATGCTTGTCTCAAGGTGGGGTGCATCTTCCTTGTGTCTGTCATTTGGGGCTTTCCTTTCGTGCAACTTTTTTCCTAGTTTCCTCTACCCCTTCATGAAAAACGTTTGCATCGTTTCTAATCACGGTACAAGCCATTGGTGCGACTGAAAAGGGTAAGAAGATACTCCGCTCATATCAGCCACCGCGGGAGAAAACTCTGCTCGTAGAAAGGCTGTCACCTCTATCGTGTGCGGGTCAGTATGAATTTCTTTCTGCGCGCGTGTGTGTTCACTCGGGTGTGCGGAAAGCTGAGCGTACTCTGCACAATAGGCATCTACAAAGTTTAACTGCACATGTTGATCCCTAGGGCTCGTATCaggcgaaaaggaaaagtacccCTTTGTAATTTATTTCATATGCTTTTCCTATTTTAGTCATGCTTCTGTACCCATGAACGGGGGAGTTATTCCTAGGTGCGAGATTCCGTGTCCGCTTTGTCGTAATTGTACATGTGCGCATAAACATTATGcgtgtatataatataatataatataattttttttttttttttttttttttttttttttttttccgtgcgTTGAGTTCACACCCATGTTCCGTTTATTTCCGCCTTTTCAAAAGAGCAGAATTTATTTGACCTTGCACATCACGGTTTCATTTATCATTCTCCTAGCACGGCCACCCCGTCGGCTGCTTAACCATgcctccctttttaattagTAGTGGTCCCCTCTATTCATATTTGTTCCTAAGGAGAGCATTCTCGTTCACCACGAGCACACGCACATTCTGTCATTTGTGGAATGCCcccgtattttttttttttttttttttttttattattcaacTTTATATGTCCGTTTTGATTTGAATTATCTGGCTCATTTAAAAGGTgtgggttctttttttttttttggcattactatataacctttttggCACTAttatataacctttttggCATTActatataacctttttggCATTActatataacctttttggCACTATTATATAACCATTTGACTCTACTATATACCCTTTTTGACAAACGGGACCGTTCCATCTTCAGCCACTTCTGTGTGCCTACAATTTGAAACACACGAGTGGTCgatctttttatttttattttacccaTCGGTATTGCTCTGCGTGTGGGGAGCTCCTTCCGTGTGTGTTCcgtctttccttttcttgtcttctagggaggggggagaagaacaGGTAGACGCACAAACCCAGGCTTACCGTTCGATACTCATCACGAAGGAAACATACCTTCTGAAGAACACGATGCATAAGCTGGCAAACGACAGTGATATTAACTCTGACGACTGCAACGAAACGGCGAAAGAATGCATTTACGGGTTCAGCTCTCCGAAGAAGCAGAGGAGGAATGGCAGTCATGATGATGCCGATGCTACCGACGTTGCAGACGATGCCGACTCTGATGGGAGCGGCCAGGATGATTCGGATGGCCATGAAGATTGCGATGTTCGTGCCTCCTGCAACAACGGAGGAAGGCGCGCGGCCGAGGCCCCAACGGATGGGCGAATGCAGATGAGCATTGCGGGGTTGCAGAAGAATGAAGAGGATTGCAAACAGGGGGGCGCAAATGACGCGGAGGAGGAAACGAATGATGAGTATACGGAGGATGAAGACAATAACAATGATGACGGCAATGATAATGATAATGATAATGATAATGATAATTATAATGATAATTATAATGATAATGATAATTATAATGATAATTataatgataatgatgatgatgactcCGACGAcaatgacgatgatgatgtgGAAAGCGGGTCGCACAGAAACGGTGCAGAGCCGCACGAAGACGACGAAGAGTCCAACGCTTCCCACCATGCGCACGATTCGCACGACCCGGCAGATGAGCTCTACGACGCAGAACTGAACGAAATGATCGACCAGGAATACTTCAGAGAGCTCATCCCTGCCATCCCCCACGATACTCTCCAGGCATACATCAGTTGTTTGAAAATGTTTGGTTTTGAAAGGGAAGTGCAATTGCACCGATTGGTTAACCTTCTCGGTGATTTAAGAGATCCCATTTCTGTTATTCAGGTTTTAGGCTTACCGGGCatggggaaaacaaaagtcGTCAAAAGTTTTGTCAAGCTAAAGAACGTGCCCTTCGCCTATGTAAACTGCCTAATGGCTCTATACCAATCTGGTAAGTctgcaaaaaatgtaatttacCATACAATTTTAAAGGATCTCAGCACAAGTCTGTTGTATGAATTTaaggaatataaaaagaCAAATGAATTCACAAATTATACGTATGATCCTACCAAGTTAGTTCCAAACCATGTGTCGAACAcagatgtattttttaatgttCTCCATAAACTCTTGTCCTTTCGGCCCGAGGAAGgcaggggagggggggatgtGTGTCCAGGAAAAAATCATCCTCACCATGGCGATGGAAATGCATCCGACGAAACAAACAAGGGAATGACATTTCCAAATCAACATCTTCACAAAGACAATTTATACGACCGGTCAGTTGTGTTCATCCTGGATAATGTGCGCTACCTCGTGAGAAGCCACCCAGATTTATTTTATGCCTTAACAAGAATCCACGAATATATAAGAGGCCCATATAACGACATGACGAAAGCGAACAAGACAACGAGAGGCCTCTGCATCATCCTAATCAATAGATCCCCATTGCCGGACGAAATATTTGATGGGCTACCTCAACCCCCAACCGTGTGGTTTGACTCCTACACAGCAGACATGTGCAAGAATATTCTCTACCGACTTTACAACACCATGTGTTTCGAATCGCTCCTCACATACAACGACAAGGATTTAAAAATCTACTCTGttaaggaaaacaaaagggagtttctaataaaaaggaagaacgttATCCTGGAGAACGAAGTAATTTTTGACATATGGTGCAGATACGTGGACTACATAATTAATGTATCCTATAAAGACTACAAGAGCGATTTCCATGAGCTTCTGTTTATATGCGCCCACATGTGGCCTCTTTTCATAAAACCCATCCTTGAGGGCACGTTAGAACCCATCGTAGAAAATATGAACGCTCTACAAAGGAATATAGATACACATATCCGAGTGGCTACCTACAACCATGCTAGTCATTTTACATTCGAACTAATTGATTCCGTCTTCCTGAaccaaaataatttaaaaaataaagtcgACCTATCATTCTATTCAAGAGTTCTACTTGTAGGCGCATATCTGGCTTCTAGAAATTTACCCTTAACAGATAAACGTTTCTTCAATGCGACTGTAAAGGGAGGTGCCTTTACCCTACCCAAGAAGAGAAAGGGTAGAAGTAAAAATGAATCCATCTTAACATTAATTGGTCAGGCGATTCCGAAAAACTTTACTTTCATTCGATGGATATGTATAACAGATTGTGTGCTTGTGTGTTTCTTCAACGAAAAGTTAACACTCAACAGTCTCATCTGTCATCAAATAAATACACTCATCCAGCTGGGATTTATAAGCTTCTGTTCTGCAAACAATATGTCTTGCTTGGTCCGAAATAGCTTGATGAATGGAGTGCAGTGGAGTGGCTACTGTGGGAGCGCACTTCTCAACTCCACCAACAATTTCTCCTCCCTAGGGAATAATATCTTTTCCGATAGTACTCATTCCACTTCGTACGAATCCCTTGACCCCTACACCAAGCTAGTCATCCAGGTTCCGGAGGATACTATCCGCGGCATCGCCAGAGACCTCAAGATCCCCCTAGACGAGTTGATTCTGTGACTGCTCCGTGTCTCCACAGGTGGGCATAATCCCACGGGGTGAACACATCAAATCGGGTGAAGAAATATCCAGACAGATGAAGAAATGTTTACGAGTTACCATTTCGGCAGATCCGCTGGGTACACCTTTCAACTGCACACCACGGTgccgatattttttttttttttttttttttttttccaacttaaCCTTCCCGTGAGTATGGCTTCACTAATTCGAAATACAACCGTTAAAGGGTGTTCCGCGTGGGAGCGTCAAAATGgtacaaaaaaagagaaattaataagaagaaaaaaaaaaaaaaaaaaaaaaaaaaaaaaaaaaaaagaggaaaaaaacaatgggATATGGACATGTACAACGGAGGGAGGGGGGCAGACATAAACCTTGCACAACCCGCTTCCCCACCTTTTGTACACCGTTACATATCCTCCAAGACAAGCTTCGGATATATAGCCATGGTCATGAGCTCCTGAAAGAGCAACTTGCACGCGTAGGGGATGTAGATCTGCGAAATATTCGTTTTACTATTACACACTGTACATTCGTAGGCGTTCTTGTTAATGTCGGCGATACAACAGAGCCCACAGTTGTCACACACGTGCACACGGTATGCATCACTTTCTTCGAAGAGCCTCTCCTTCAGCATCTTCGCAGACCCATGGGAAATCATGCAGtctctttccatttctccGAAACGTAATCCACCATCCCTGGATCGTCCTTCAGTCGGTTGTCTAGTTATCATCGTCAGAGGACCTCTACTCCTGGCATGAATTTTATCCTCCACCATGTGTTTCAATCTTTGGTAGTATGTTGGCCCAATGAAGATTTTcgattttaacatttttccattatgcCCATTGTACAACACATCATTACCATACTTTTCGTATCCAAGGTTGTGTAACCTTTGCGAAATTTCCTGTACAGTTATTTTAGAAAATGGAGTTGCATCTCCTTCTCCACCCTCAATAGCCGCCACCTTCCCGGCTAGACATTCGACGAGGTGACCGATAGTCATACGGGATGGAACTGCATGGGGGTTCATGATGATATCTGGAAAGGTACCATCTGAACTGAAGGGCATATCTTCCGTTCGGTATGTTATTCCGATCGTACCCTTCTGTCCATGTCTACTTGCAAACTTATCTCCAATTTGCGGGATACGTACGGACCGCACTTTTACCTTAGCGAACTTATTGCCTCGGCTATTGGAAGAGAGCATAACGGTGTCTATAACcccgttttcattttctcgtAAACTTAAGGAACAGTCCTTCTTGTACTGCTTCAAGATGTTAGAGGTACTAATGGTAAGTGTGGGAATTTCTAAGTCGTCCTTCGTAGATCCAGAAACGATAGTGGTTCCATATTGGGGGCTATTCACACTGGATATCGTGTTTCCACTCCTAAAAATTGTGGTATTGCTTGGGGTAGAGGAAGAAACACTTGCTGGGCCCACCGTTGCAGACCCCACAGGTCCACTGCTACTGTATCTATCACTCACTGGAGAGTCTGGCATAGAATCCATCATATTGGAACCTCCCATTGTTGACGGAGAATAGGGACTTGAAGAAACACTTCCACAAACGCTACTTGCACTTCCATTGAGTACGCTTCCTCCCGCTGACGACTCTTTCCCTATCATAAATCCATTAGATGTAGATGCACCAGAATTATAACCCATCTGTATATTCGGCATCCTTTGAATCACTATATCGTCTTCGTCTTCAATATTTGGAGATACTTTTCCGATAATGATATCATCCCCTAGAACCCGTATACCTGGAGCGATTAACCCATCATTATCTAACTTGGTGTAatctcccctttttaaatttttcacatATCTAATGGATGGTTTTTCAAATGATTCTATGATCAGACTCCCTTGTTGTTTCTCTTCACTAGTATAAGTTCGGTAAAATACACTTCTAAATAAACCTCTATCTATGGATGACTGATTCATTATCAGACTATCCTCTTGGTTGTAGCCTGTATAGCACATGATGGCAACGATAGCGTTAATTCCCGCCGGCAGCTCTCTAAATCGTAAATATTCCATCACCTTGGTGCATACAAGAGGTCTCTGCGGATAGTACAGCAAATGAGCCAGGGTATCCAACCGTATGTTAAAGTTCGTAACGTAAATTCCCATGGCTTGTTTACCCATGGCACTCTGATATGTATTACGTGGACTCTGGTTGTGATCGCTAAATGGGATGATAGATGCACATACACCTAGGATCAATGACGGGTGAATCTCACAATGGGTATAATTATTATGGTACCCTGTCCCTGTTTTCAAGTCATCTATAAACATGCTAATCATTGTagtttcctcctcttcacaATCGATGTATTCTATAATCCCTTCCTGGATCAGGTAATCCCAATTGTAAGTCTCCGGGTAGGccatcatattttttacatgctCCTTAGTTAACTTtagtttattttcccccttgaCATTCTTCACCACGTATAGAGGTCTCATTGCTCTACCCGAAtctgtaaaaatttttatctcCTTACTGTTTACATCCCTTACGATGGATGCCTCTGGAGATATATCACACCTCCTCCTTAACTCATACAATGTTTCGATCAGGTTATCTATTTGATTGAAACACCCAACCCATTTCCCATTCAGGAAGAGCttcaccttttccttcattaatTGGGGTGGAACTTCATCTAGGGATTCTAAACCCCATTCCAGGAGAAAttcgaaaatattatttgtgGAAGTACCTACACTTATATCACACATTAGGGAGAGATTCTTGACGAGACCTACTGATTGTCCTTCTGGGGTTTCAAAAGGGCATATCATTCCCCAATGGGTATTATGTAATTGTCTGGGTTTCGCCATTTTCCCTTCTCTACCCAGTGGTGTATTCAACCGTCTCAGATGTGACAAACACGAGGAATATGTTAATCGATTAAGAACCTGTGCGACTCCTGTTCTTATAACCTTTCCATCTTTATCCTTACCCCAATTTCCTGTAGCTAGCTGATACTGCATTCCCTGTGTAATTTGTGAACAACTTCTAACAGCTCCCGCTACATCAAATGGCTTGTTATTATCGATCTGCCTTTGTAGAACCCGTTTTACATCTTTAGCCATTTTTCTAAAATAAGTAGAGAAACTGCTGGCCATTAGAGGCCCTGCAATATCTAAACGTTTCTTCCCAAAATGATCTCGATCGTCTTCCTTAATTCTTCCCAGTTCAGCTAACAATAGCCTATTAATCATGTACCCAATGAAATATGATTTCTTGCTCTCAACCCCTGGGCCAGTACCCATGTGAGGTAGAACCTCCTTGCGTAAAAGCTCCTTGGCGTATaaaattcttttctcccttgatGCTCCAACAGTGGGTCCTCTTTTACCAATGAAATCAAGACAAATATCCTGTGTAGGATAATCTATACATTCTTCTAATGTCTCTCTCAATGTGTTAATCATCATTTTATCGTTAAAATCGTAAACAATTCTTTGGAGGATATCCCTATCGGATGTACAACCCAACGCTCTGAACAAAATTCCAACGGAAATTTCCGTTCTTATATAGGGTAAAGTAGCCACCAATTGCCCTCCTGTTCTCACTGATGAACCCCTAGAACCCGTTTTCGTTTTCATCTTCACAGAAAATGCAGATGTAGCTTGAGACCTCTCCATCTGAGACCTTATCTCAGCTACCCACCCAAACTTAGAAGgttgcttctttttaaatacataaataaaattgtgaGCCATTCGTTCCTGTGCTACAAGTACCTTCTCCCCTCCATTCACAATGAAGTATCCTCCTTGATCAAATGCACACTCACCCATATCAGCAATCTCGCTCTCTGGTAAACCCTTCGTCCAACAGAACATAGATTTTAACATAAGTGGTATTCTTCCCAAGTTTATTCTTTCGTATATAAATTTATCCTTCAAAATTTGGCTACCTGAACTTTCATCCACTACGTACGTACTTTGTTCaatatctatgtatatagCAGACGAGTATGTCAGATTCCTTAGCCTTGCCTCCTGTGGCCACAAGTTCTTATTCGTTAAATTCCTCTCATCGTAGAATGGCCTATCTAAGGACAGTTGCCCAAACTTTAATGCGTACATTAc
This genomic window from Plasmodium knowlesi strain H genome assembly, chromosome: 4 contains:
- a CDS encoding DNA-directed RNA polymerase II subunit RPB2, putative; this encodes MAVKLEPSYFSSEYMHPDAPLEEDHDEEERITEEDSWVVIGSFFGSHGLVNQQIESYNDFIEYRMQEIIDEHPALEIRPQAQYRSEGDEQKNVMYALKFGQLSLDRPFYDERNLTNKNLWPQEARLRNLTYSSAIYIDIEQSTYVVDESSGSQILKDKFIYERINLGRIPLMLKSMFCWTKGLPESEIADMGECAFDQGGYFIVNGGEKVLVAQERMAHNFIYVFKKKQPSKFGWVAEIRSQMERSQATSAFSVKMKTKTGSRGSSVRTGGQLVATLPYIRTEISVGILFRALGCTSDRDILQRIVYDFNDKMMINTLRETLEECIDYPTQDICLDFIGKRGPTVGASREKRILYAKELLRKEVLPHMGTGPGVESKKSYFIGYMINRLLLAELGRIKEDDRDHFGKKRLDIAGPLMASSFSTYFRKMAKDVKRVLQRQIDNNKPFDVAGAVRSCSQITQGMQYQLATGNWGKDKDGKVIRTGVAQVLNRLTYSSCLSHLRRLNTPLGREGKMAKPRQLHNTHWGMICPFETPEGQSVGLVKNLSLMCDISVGTSTNNIFEFLLEWGLESLDEVPPQLMKEKVKLFLNGKWVGCFNQIDNLIETLYELRRRCDISPEASIVRDVNSKEIKIFTDSGRAMRPLYVVKNVKGENKLKLTKEHVKNMMAYPETYNWDYLIQEGIIEYIDCEEEETTMISMFIDDLKTGTGYHNNYTHCEIHPSLILGVCASIIPFSDHNQSPRNTYQSAMGKQAMGIYVTNFNIRLDTLAHLLYYPQRPLVCTKVMEYLRFRELPAGINAIVAIMCYTGYNQEDSLIMNQSSIDRGLFRSVFYRTYTSEEKQQGSLIIESFEKPSIRYVKNLKRGDYTKLDNDGLIAPGIRVLGDDIIIGKVSPNIEDEDDIVIQRMPNIQMGYNSGASTSNGFMIGKESSAGGSVLNGSASSVCGSVSSSPYSPSTMGGSNMMDSMPDSPVSDRYSSSGPVGSATVGPASVSSSTPSNTTIFRSGNTISSVNSPQYGTTIVSGSTKDDLEIPTLTISTSNILKQYKKDCSLSLRENENGVIDTVMLSSNSRGNKFAKVKVRSVRIPQIGDKFASRHGQKGTIGITYRTEDMPFSSDGTFPDIIMNPHAVPSRMTIGHLVECLAGKVAAIEGGEGDATPFSKITVQEISQRLHNLGYEKYGNDVLYNGHNGKMLKSKIFIGPTYYQRLKHMVEDKIHARSRGPLTMITRQPTEGRSRDGGLRFGEMERDCMISHGSAKMLKERLFEESDAYRVHVCDNCGLCCIADINKNAYECTVCNSKTNISQIYIPYACKLLFQELMTMAIYPKLVLEDM
- a CDS encoding origin recognition complex subunit 5, putative is translated as MHKLANDSDINSDDCNETAKECIYGFSSPKKQRRNGSHDDADATDVADDADSDGSGQDDSDGHEDCDVRASCNNGGRRAAEAPTDGRMQMSIAGLQKNEEDCKQGGANDAEEETNDEYTEDEDNNNDDGNDNDNDNDNDNYNDNYNDNDNYNDNYNDNDDDDSDDNDDDDVESGSHRNGAEPHEDDEESNASHHAHDSHDPADELYDAELNEMIDQEYFRELIPAIPHDTLQAYISCLKMFGFEREVQLHRLVNLLGDLRDPISVIQVLGLPGMGKTKVVKSFVKLKNVPFAYVNCLMALYQSGKSAKNVIYHTILKDLSTSLLYEFKEYKKTNEFTNYTYDPTKLVPNHVSNTDVFFNVLHKLLSFRPEEGRGGGDVCPGKNHPHHGDGNASDETNKGMTFPNQHLHKDNLYDRSVVFILDNVRYLVRSHPDLFYALTRIHEYIRGPYNDMTKANKTTRGLCIILINRSPLPDEIFDGLPQPPTVWFDSYTADMCKNILYRLYNTMCFESLLTYNDKDLKIYSVKENKREFLIKRKNVILENEVIFDIWCRYVDYIINVSYKDYKSDFHELLFICAHMWPLFIKPILEGTLEPIVENMNALQRNIDTHIRVATYNHASHFTFELIDSVFLNQNNLKNKVDLSFYSRVLLVGAYLASRNLPLTDKRFFNATVKGGAFTLPKKRKGRSKNESILTLIGQAIPKNFTFIRWICITDCVLVCFFNEKLTLNSLICHQINTLIQLGFISFCSANNMSCLVRNSLMNGVQWSGYCGSALLNSTNNFSSLGNNIFSDSTHSTSYESLDPYTKLVIQVPEDTIRGIARDLKIPLDELIL
- a CDS encoding palmitoyltransferase DHHC11, putative is translated as MKTLNMGEILLAFYRSFFVFLTCALILQSMYLFPKFISTFATKVRVLSFFSFWFCALMTLWCYVKCLIKNPGVLTRDPRKTGEGTNEQERRDDVCVKCNLLKEKRSHHCSVCNRCIIKMDHHCIWINGCVGQYNQKFFILLNFYTLLMCTNCAFILMYKMISCVQRNPRLNTDRKCIFSRTDLFLIVLNTFSSLLFGVFSLVMLIDQYVAIRTNTTGIEYLKNQQKEMRPFRESLVDVFGQPFCCLWFLPIDGTVRSDFSSRENYLEEEKKN